Proteins co-encoded in one Aspergillus flavus chromosome 2, complete sequence genomic window:
- a CDS encoding Asp-tRNAAsn/Glu-tRNAGln amidotransferase B subunit (glutamyl-tRNA amidotransferase, B subunit), producing MLRPWLRQSTRAARSLPCCQCPRPYSSRLPTLTSPSSSVRRLQTSASESQDRVPLRKQLKQNAKALKAEKRQRRESEEASRQKWELTVGIEIHAQLNTETKLFSRASTSSTDLPNSNVALFDLAFPGSQPEFQVPTLLPALRAALALNCDIQPVSRFDRKHYFYQDQPAGYQITQYYEPFARNGYVDLFGYDGIAPEDGDHVRIGIKQVQLEQDTAKSQEYHPSTQLLDFNRVSHPLVEIITMPQIHTPATAAACVRKIQAILQSCSAVTTGMELGGLRADVNVSIRQRGDTEGVHQYGGIGGLGQRTEIKNLSSFKAVEDAIIAEKNRQIAVLESGGVVEGETRGWTIGSTETRRLRGKEGEVDYRYMPDPDLPPLLIGADLVSELANTLPTSSDELIGLLTGKEYGLSIEDAKPLVELEDGARLEYYQDVVDILRDLQQDQDPKSRGGLARVAGNWVLHELGGLLTKADLPWDAERVSALSLAQIIDHVQRKQITGPTAKQVLAMVFDGDTRAIPQLLEEENLLLRPLSREEYVALAEAAISQNPQMVEQIRTKNQLGKLGWFVGQMMRMGEKGRVEAPKADAILRELILG from the exons ATGCTCCGCCCCTGGCTGCGCCAATCGACTCGAGCGGCCCGCTCTCTTCCTTGTTGCCAATGTCCCCGGCCCTATAGCTCTCGACTGCCCACCCTTACGAGCCCATCTAGTTCGGTTCGGCGTTTACAAACGTCAGCTTCAGAGTCGCAGGACCGTGTACCACTCCGGAAGCAGCTCAAACAAAATGCGAAGGCCTTAAAAGCCGAGAAGCGTCAGAGAAGGGAGAGCGAGGAGGCTTCGCGACAAAAATGGGAGCTCACTGTCGGCATTGAGATTCATGCGCAACTGAATACCGAGACCAAACTATTTTCAC GTGcttcgacatcatccaccGACCTACCCAATTCAAACGTTGCTCTCTTTGACCTGGCTTTCCCAGGTAGCCAGCCG GAATTCCAAGTTCCAACACTGCTACCTGCCCTCCGCGCCGCACTCGCTCTGAACTGTGATATCCAGCCCGTGAGCCGATTCGATCGGAAACATTACTTCTATCAGGACCAGCCAGCGGGATATCAGATTACACAATACTATG AACCTTTTGCGAGAAACGGCTATGTGGATTTGTTCGGCTACGATGGGATCGCGCCGGAAGATGGCGATCACGTTCGCATCGGTATCAAGCAGGTACAGCTAGAACAGGACACGGCCAAATCACAGGAGTACCATCCCTCCACGCAGCTTCTTGATTTCAACCGCGTATCCCACCCCCTAGTCGAAATCATTACGATGCCCCAGATCCATACACCCGCGACAGCTGCAGCGTGCGTCCGGAAGATTCAGGCAATCCTTCAATCCTGTAGCGCAGTCACCACCGGTATGGAATTGGGAGGACTCCGAGCCGATGTGAATGTCTCGATCCGTCAGCGGGGCGATACCGAGGGTGTGCATCAGTATGGCGGGATCGGTGGCCTCGGCCAGCGCACGGAGATCAAGAACTTGAGCAGCTTCAAGGCTGTAGAGGATGCCATCATTGCAGAAAAGAACCGCCAGATTGCTGTGCTAGAAAGTGGTGGGGTCGTGGAGGGTGAGACCCGTGGCTGGACGATTGGGAGCACGGAAACACGGAGACTTCGAGGCAAGGAGGGCGAAGTAGACTACCGGTATATGCCAGATCCGGATCTACCACCGCTACTTATCGGAGCTGACCTTGTGTCGGAGCTGGCCAACACGTTACCGACTTCCTCGGATGAGCTAATTGGGCTGTTGACGGGCAAAGAGTACGGCCTCTCGATTGAAGACGCCAAGCCGCTGGTTGAGCTAGAGGATGGAGCTCGGCTGGAGTACTACCAGGACGTGGTGGATATCCTGCGCGATCTGCAGCAAGACCAGGATCCTAAGAGCCGTGGGGGTCTGGCACGCGTTGCCGGTAATTGGGTTCTCCACGAGCTTGGGGGCCTTTTGACTAAAGCGGACCTGCCTTGGGATGCAGAACGAGTCTCGGCACTATCGCTGGCTCAAATTATAGATCACGTCCAGCGAAAGCAGATCACCGGTCCTACCGCCAAGCAGGTGCTAGCCATGGTATTCGACGGAGACACTCGGGCGATTCCTCAGTTACTGGAAGAGGAGAACCTACTTCTCCGGCCTCTCTCCAGAGAGGAATACGTTGCGTTGGCTGAGGCAGCAATCAGCCAGAACCCGCAGATGGTCGAGCAGATCCGGACTAAAAACCAGTTAGGGAAACTAGGCTGGTTTGTCGGACAGATGATGCGCATGGGTGAAAAGGGCCGAGTAGAAGCGCCCAAGGCCGATGCGATCCTCCGGGAACTGATTCTGGGGTAG